From Flavobacterium alkalisoli, the proteins below share one genomic window:
- a CDS encoding 2-dehydro-3-deoxyphosphooctonate aldolase → MKKILFSILVLTLATSCISTRNTIKNIDNDARMPNVTREQAFIITETAKDNKYGYNQDWPVNLGFMSIQTAEINVKRFFNALTGPKGEKLTYTKTDSCCPFPSERNNMGAGLLDIYEVTWEGLAQPKIIYINLYEKGAVMAPAGFGIKEQK, encoded by the coding sequence ATGAAAAAAATACTTTTCTCTATACTGGTACTAACCCTTGCCACATCGTGCATAAGTACCAGAAACACCATAAAAAATATTGACAACGACGCCAGGATGCCTAATGTTACCCGAGAGCAGGCTTTTATAATTACAGAAACCGCTAAAGATAACAAGTATGGTTACAATCAGGACTGGCCTGTTAATCTCGGTTTTATGTCCATACAAACGGCCGAAATAAACGTAAAGCGCTTTTTTAATGCGCTTACAGGACCTAAAGGAGAAAAGCTTACCTATACAAAAACCGACAGCTGCTGCCCCTTCCCTTCTGAAAGGAACAATATGGGTGCAGGGCTTCTTGATATTTATGAAGTGACCTGGGAAGGACTTGCCCAGCCTAAAATAATATACATAAACCTTTATGAAAAAGGTGCAGTTATGGCACCCGCCGGATTTGGCATAAAAGAACAGAAATAA
- a CDS encoding family 43 glycosylhydrolase yields MKKLVALVSTLLLTIAGYSQQTTYCNPINVDYGYCPIPNFVQQGKHRATADPVITFFKGEYYLFSTNQWGYWHSKDMVDWKFISRKFLRPEHKVYDELCAPSVSFVNDTMLVVGSTHGKEFPIWMSTNPAIDDWKELVHKFEAGAWDPQMFWDKDTDEVYLYYGSSNLYPIYGVKLNRKTFQPEGEVIPLIALNDDEHGWERFGEYNDNTFMQPFMEGAFMTKHNGKYYLQYGAPGTEFSGYADGVFVSDKPLGPFEYQSFNPFSYKPGGFARGAGHGGTYQDVNNDYWHVSTIVISTKNNFERRIGIWPAGFDKDGVMYSNTAYGDYPTYLPAQHKDHTGLNSFTGWMLLNYNKPVQVSSTLGGFQSNYAVNEDIKTYWSAKTAKKGEYIITDLGEKSTINAIQINYADQDVDIMGKPQTTTGHKYIIYASNDGKKWSILADKSKNTKDVPHDYIQLEKPAMARYIKLENIQMPTGKFAISGLRVFGKGNGEKPGMVQNFAPLRSAPRKKGERRNVWFKWQQEPNADGYVIYFGKSPDKMYGSIMVYGKNEYYFAGLDKTDAYYFQIEAFNNNGIGPRTEIKKSE; encoded by the coding sequence ATGAAGAAATTAGTAGCATTAGTTAGTACATTATTACTCACGATAGCTGGTTACAGCCAGCAAACTACTTACTGTAATCCTATAAATGTAGATTACGGATATTGCCCTATTCCTAATTTTGTGCAGCAGGGTAAGCACCGTGCTACTGCCGATCCTGTTATTACATTCTTTAAAGGCGAATACTATCTTTTTTCCACAAACCAGTGGGGTTACTGGCACAGTAAAGACATGGTTGACTGGAAATTTATATCCCGTAAATTTTTAAGGCCCGAACATAAGGTATATGATGAGCTTTGTGCGCCATCGGTTTCTTTTGTTAACGATACCATGCTGGTAGTTGGTTCTACACACGGAAAAGAGTTTCCTATATGGATGAGCACAAACCCAGCCATAGACGACTGGAAAGAACTGGTACATAAGTTTGAGGCGGGTGCATGGGATCCGCAGATGTTTTGGGATAAGGATACCGATGAGGTTTACCTTTACTATGGTTCAAGTAACCTTTACCCTATATATGGCGTAAAGCTTAACAGAAAAACATTCCAGCCGGAAGGTGAAGTTATACCTCTTATAGCTCTTAATGACGACGAACACGGATGGGAGCGTTTTGGTGAATACAACGACAATACTTTTATGCAGCCGTTTATGGAAGGTGCTTTTATGACCAAACATAACGGTAAATACTATTTACAATATGGTGCTCCGGGTACGGAGTTTAGTGGATATGCAGACGGGGTATTTGTAAGCGACAAGCCACTTGGCCCGTTTGAATACCAGTCGTTCAATCCGTTTTCATACAAACCGGGAGGCTTTGCAAGAGGAGCAGGACATGGAGGGACATATCAGGATGTTAATAACGATTACTGGCATGTTTCAACTATAGTAATTTCTACAAAAAACAATTTTGAAAGACGTATAGGTATCTGGCCTGCAGGGTTTGATAAGGATGGTGTAATGTACTCTAATACTGCCTATGGCGATTATCCTACCTACTTACCGGCTCAGCATAAAGACCATACAGGCCTTAATTCGTTTACAGGATGGATGCTGCTTAACTACAACAAGCCTGTACAGGTATCGTCTACCTTAGGAGGTTTTCAGTCTAACTATGCCGTTAATGAGGATATTAAAACATACTGGAGTGCAAAAACAGCAAAAAAAGGCGAGTATATCATTACCGATTTAGGGGAGAAAAGCACGATAAATGCAATTCAGATAAATTATGCCGATCAGGATGTGGATATAATGGGTAAACCACAAACCACTACAGGGCATAAATATATTATCTATGCTTCAAACGATGGTAAAAAATGGAGTATACTTGCAGACAAAAGTAAAAATACCAAAGACGTACCTCACGATTACATTCAGCTTGAAAAGCCTGCTATGGCAAGATATATCAAGCTGGAGAACATACAAATGCCAACAGGTAAATTTGCCATTAGCGGTTTAAGGGTTTTTGGTAAAGGCAACGGTGAAAAACCGGGTATGGTTCAAAACTTTGCTCCACTTAGGTCTGCACCAAGAAAAAAGGGGGAGAGGAGAAACGTATGGTTTAAATGGCAGCAGGAGCCTAATGCCGACGGTTATGTTATATATTTTGGCAAATCGCCTGATAAAATGTATGGTTCAATTATGGTTTATGGCAAAAATGAGTATTACTTTGCAGGCCTGGATAAAACAGACGCATATTATTTTCAGATAGAAGCATTCAATAACAACGGAATTGGTCCACGTACCGAGATCAAAAAATCCGAATAA
- a CDS encoding DUF6691 family protein, whose product MKFLKYLLVGLVFGIVLTKSEAVSWYRIYEMFHFQSFHMFGIIMTAVVVGVVGIQIIKRNNVKDTTGQPIVIADKEKGFTNYMVGGILFGLGWGLIGTCPGPIFILIGAGFYGIGVVLLGALVGTYLYGVLRNKLPH is encoded by the coding sequence ATGAAGTTCTTAAAATATTTACTGGTAGGTTTAGTATTTGGTATCGTACTTACAAAATCTGAAGCTGTGTCATGGTACCGTATTTATGAAATGTTCCACTTTCAGTCGTTCCATATGTTTGGGATAATAATGACTGCCGTAGTAGTTGGGGTAGTGGGCATACAAATAATAAAGCGCAACAATGTAAAAGATACGACAGGACAGCCTATTGTAATTGCCGATAAGGAAAAAGGTTTTACCAACTATATGGTAGGGGGTATACTTTTTGGTTTAGGATGGGGACTTATAGGTACCTGCCCGGGCCCTATATTCATACTTATAGGTGCAGGTTTTTACGGAATAGGGGTAGTGCTGCTTGGTGCTCTTGTAGGTACTTACCTTTATGGTGTATTAAGAAATAAATTGCCTCATTAA
- a CDS encoding winged helix-turn-helix domain-containing protein, with the protein MKNILQHINKAFDHRIRLGIMSILMVNEYADFNTLKELLGVTDGNLASHAKALEGEKYITIEKQFIGKKPNTRYIATKEGRKAFKDHIDALEKLIQKG; encoded by the coding sequence TTGAAGAATATTTTACAACATATAAATAAGGCTTTCGACCACAGGATACGTCTCGGCATCATGTCGATACTTATGGTGAACGAGTATGCCGATTTCAATACGCTTAAAGAACTGTTAGGTGTTACCGATGGTAACCTGGCCAGCCATGCCAAAGCCCTTGAAGGGGAAAAATACATTACTATAGAAAAACAGTTTATTGGCAAAAAACCAAACACACGCTATATAGCTACTAAAGAAGGCCGTAAAGCCTTTAAAGATCATATAGATGCTCTTGAAAAACTGATACAAAAAGGCTAG
- a CDS encoding MFS transporter: MSSTNSRTNWGQFIPLVSVFFFWGFVAASNDILIPVFKEAFELSQSQSQLVAVAFYVAYTIGSLIYIGVSYLIKQDIVNKLGYKNSLAVGLVISALGTLLFYPAANTGSFALMLSGLFIVGLGFSLQQTVANPLAIALGSPSTGSQRLTLAGGINNFGTTIGPLIVSFAIFGSVSSPSTEVSVESVKAPYLILGAIFLLAAILLKFSSLPNHPSTEEDIIEETSSTGKSALQYPQLVLGMLAIFLYVGVEVATASNLPAYLEKGMGFSTKDVAPYVSLYWASLMIGRWTGAVEVFTQNVNTQKILKFVAPYLAFGVFLGVNAIAEHDLQPFYVYAVIILVLILADIASKGNPAKMLLIFSTLGIVASIIGMATTGMVSVYAFTSIGLFCSTLWPCIFALAINGLGKQTNQGSNYLIMMIMGGGIVSWIQGVVADATTIHTSYIVGVICFAYLVFYAWRVQGILKSQGISLDKITAGGH; encoded by the coding sequence ATGAGTTCAACTAATTCACGGACCAATTGGGGTCAGTTTATTCCCTTGGTGTCAGTATTTTTCTTTTGGGGATTTGTTGCTGCAAGTAACGACATTTTAATTCCTGTATTTAAGGAAGCTTTTGAGCTTTCTCAAAGTCAAAGCCAGCTGGTAGCTGTTGCATTTTATGTGGCATATACTATAGGTTCATTAATTTATATAGGGGTTTCCTATTTAATAAAACAGGATATCGTAAACAAATTGGGTTACAAAAATTCCCTTGCAGTAGGTTTGGTAATATCAGCTTTGGGAACACTATTGTTCTATCCTGCGGCTAACACCGGATCTTTTGCCTTAATGCTGTCAGGTCTGTTTATAGTAGGGCTTGGATTTTCACTTCAACAAACTGTTGCAAACCCTTTGGCTATTGCTTTAGGTTCGCCTTCAACAGGCTCGCAAAGGCTAACACTTGCGGGTGGTATTAATAACTTTGGTACTACAATTGGCCCGCTTATCGTGAGCTTTGCTATTTTTGGTTCGGTTTCATCACCATCTACAGAAGTTAGTGTAGAAAGCGTAAAAGCTCCTTACCTTATTTTAGGTGCTATTTTCTTATTAGCTGCTATACTTTTAAAGTTCTCATCACTGCCTAATCACCCTTCTACTGAAGAAGATATTATTGAAGAGACTTCTTCTACAGGAAAGTCGGCTTTACAATATCCTCAGCTGGTTTTAGGTATGCTGGCTATTTTCCTTTATGTAGGTGTTGAGGTTGCAACCGCAAGTAACCTTCCTGCTTACCTTGAAAAAGGAATGGGCTTTAGCACTAAAGATGTAGCTCCTTATGTATCGCTATACTGGGCCAGCCTTATGATAGGCCGTTGGACAGGTGCGGTAGAGGTATTTACACAAAATGTAAACACACAAAAGATACTTAAGTTTGTAGCTCCTTATTTAGCCTTTGGTGTATTCTTAGGAGTAAACGCTATTGCAGAGCACGATTTACAGCCGTTTTATGTTTATGCGGTTATAATATTAGTTCTTATCCTTGCTGATATTGCGAGTAAAGGTAACCCTGCAAAAATGCTTTTAATATTCTCTACTCTTGGTATTGTAGCAAGTATAATTGGTATGGCTACTACAGGTATGGTAAGTGTATATGCATTTACAAGTATCGGTTTATTTTGTAGTACACTTTGGCCTTGTATTTTTGCTCTTGCAATTAACGGTCTTGGTAAACAGACAAACCAGGGTAGTAACTACCTTATCATGATGATTATGGGTGGTGGTATTGTAAGTTGGATTCAGGGGGTTGTTGCCGATGCAACAACTATACATACAAGTTACATCGTAGGTGTAATATGTTTTGCATACCTTGTGTTCTATGCATGGAGAGTACAGGGCATCCTTAAAAGTCAGGGTATTTCTTTAGATAAAATAACTGCCGGAGGCCACTAA
- the creD gene encoding cell envelope integrity protein CreD — METNEKQGFFQSNTAKIIMVGLLTLILLIPLQFVKSLIFERSQRQKEVVEEINQKWGGSVSFYGPILKVPYTIYDETRVENEKTKQVTYQRTPYTEYAYFFPDELKSNIDVDVDSDSKKRSIYKSVVYTSKLNFKGNYSLPDFSSKKIDAQNIDWDQATVLIKTTNIKGIQGGVHIKVGDRTLTFEPTAQLSTSSNTSDLETSPMDIRELFKDEKTPFNFDIEYHGSENISIVPIGKQTEATMNSNWHSPSFKGNFLPKTATVEGQSFPAQWSISYLNRPFTQQYFGTLPNLSDYTFETGFIIPVDEYQQSERAAKYGFLVIGLTFLVFFLIQTISKVSIHIFQYGMIGLALIMFYTLLISITEHSSFMLGYVIAAVAVVVMIGLYSVSILKNAKFPLFIAISLSALYSFIYVIIQLEDYALLVGSIGLFLILGAIMYFSRKIDWNNSTAQTANA, encoded by the coding sequence ATGGAAACAAACGAAAAACAAGGGTTCTTTCAGTCTAACACGGCAAAAATAATAATGGTAGGGTTGCTTACCCTAATATTGCTTATCCCTCTACAATTTGTAAAAAGTCTGATTTTTGAGCGCTCACAAAGACAGAAAGAAGTAGTAGAAGAAATTAATCAGAAATGGGGAGGCAGCGTATCGTTTTATGGCCCTATACTCAAAGTTCCTTACACTATTTACGATGAAACAAGGGTAGAAAACGAAAAGACCAAACAGGTAACTTATCAACGTACTCCTTATACGGAATATGCTTATTTCTTTCCTGATGAGCTAAAAAGCAATATAGATGTAGATGTGGATTCCGACAGTAAAAAGAGAAGCATATACAAGTCTGTAGTATATACATCTAAGTTAAACTTTAAAGGAAACTACAGCCTTCCTGATTTTAGTTCGAAGAAAATTGATGCCCAAAACATAGACTGGGATCAGGCAACAGTACTAATTAAAACTACTAACATAAAAGGTATTCAGGGTGGTGTGCATATAAAAGTGGGCGATAGAACACTTACGTTTGAACCAACTGCACAATTAAGCACATCCTCTAATACCTCTGACCTTGAAACTTCACCAATGGATATAAGGGAATTATTCAAGGACGAAAAAACCCCATTCAACTTCGATATTGAATATCATGGTAGTGAAAACATAAGTATAGTACCTATAGGGAAACAAACTGAAGCCACAATGAATTCTAACTGGCATTCACCAAGCTTTAAAGGAAACTTTTTACCTAAAACCGCTACTGTAGAAGGGCAAAGCTTTCCTGCTCAATGGAGTATATCTTACCTAAACAGGCCATTTACACAGCAGTACTTTGGTACACTCCCTAACCTTAGCGATTATACATTTGAAACCGGGTTTATTATTCCGGTAGATGAATACCAGCAATCAGAAAGGGCTGCCAAATATGGGTTTTTGGTTATCGGTTTAACATTCCTGGTTTTCTTCCTTATACAAACAATAAGCAAAGTAAGTATCCATATTTTTCAATACGGCATGATAGGGCTTGCCCTTATTATGTTTTACACCTTACTTATTTCCATTACAGAGCACAGCAGTTTTATGTTGGGGTATGTAATAGCTGCTGTAGCTGTAGTGGTAATGATTGGGCTGTATTCTGTATCCATACTTAAAAATGCAAAGTTCCCGCTGTTTATCGCCATTTCACTCAGCGCACTTTACTCCTTTATCTATGTAATAATACAGCTTGAAGATTATGCATTGCTTGTGGGCAGCATTGGTTTATTCCTTATACTGGGGGCAATTATGTATTTCTCCCGAAAAATAGACTGGAACAACAGCACTGCACAAACGGCAAACGCCTAA
- a CDS encoding YeeE/YedE family protein → MYSFYGTWPWYVSGLLIGAVMLSLILFGKNFGMSSNLRTMCSAMGAGKTAEFFNFDWKSQRWNLTVVLGAMLGGFIATHYLSDGSGVNLNPQTLVELRQMNIDEPQGKLLPDALTSPEALQSPKILAILLLGGILVGFGTRYAGGCTSGHAISGLSNLQIPSLIAVIGFFIGGLIMSWLLLPLILN, encoded by the coding sequence ATGTATAGTTTTTATGGTACCTGGCCGTGGTATGTATCCGGTCTTTTAATTGGGGCAGTAATGCTGTCGCTTATTTTGTTTGGAAAAAACTTCGGTATGTCGTCTAACCTGCGCACTATGTGTTCGGCAATGGGGGCAGGAAAAACAGCTGAGTTCTTTAACTTCGACTGGAAATCGCAACGCTGGAACCTTACTGTGGTACTTGGCGCCATGCTGGGCGGATTTATAGCTACACATTACCTAAGTGACGGAAGCGGTGTAAACCTTAATCCGCAAACTCTTGTGGAGCTTAGGCAGATGAATATAGACGAGCCGCAGGGTAAGTTATTACCCGATGCCCTAACAAGCCCGGAAGCTTTACAATCACCTAAAATACTTGCCATACTTTTACTAGGAGGTATACTGGTGGGTTTTGGTACCCGTTATGCTGGAGGATGTACATCCGGACATGCCATATCAGGATTAAGTAATCTGCAAATACCTTCGCTTATTGCAGTTATCGGATTTTTTATAGGTGGCCTTATTATGTCGTGGCTGCTTTTACCATTAATTTTAAACTAA
- the kdsA gene encoding 3-deoxy-8-phosphooctulonate synthase codes for MNLQNIPQIKHTDSGNFFLLAGPCAIEGEEMALRIAEKLVSVTDRLQIPYVFKGSFKKANRSRIDSFTGIGDEKALKILQKVSQTFGVPTVTDIHENEDAAKAAEYVDVLQIPAFLVRQTDLVVAAAETGKTVNLKKGQFMSPESMKHAVQKVLDCNNENVMVTDRGTMFGYQDMIVDYRGIPTMKQFATTVLDVTHSLQQPNQTIGVTGGRPDMIETVAKAGIAVGVDGIFIETHFDPANAKSDGANMLHLDYFEGLMEKLVAIRKTINNF; via the coding sequence ATGAACTTACAAAATATACCTCAGATAAAACATACCGATAGCGGCAACTTTTTCCTTCTTGCAGGCCCTTGTGCCATTGAAGGTGAAGAAATGGCGTTAAGGATAGCTGAAAAACTTGTTTCGGTAACCGACAGGCTACAGATACCTTATGTATTTAAAGGCTCGTTTAAAAAGGCTAACCGTTCCAGAATTGACAGCTTTACGGGAATTGGAGACGAAAAAGCACTTAAAATACTTCAAAAAGTATCGCAGACTTTTGGTGTTCCAACCGTTACCGATATTCACGAAAATGAAGACGCAGCAAAAGCTGCCGAGTATGTTGATGTACTGCAGATTCCTGCTTTTTTAGTTCGCCAGACTGACCTTGTGGTTGCTGCTGCCGAAACCGGAAAGACAGTAAACCTTAAAAAAGGCCAGTTTATGAGCCCTGAAAGTATGAAACATGCTGTACAGAAGGTGTTGGATTGTAATAACGAAAATGTAATGGTAACCGACAGGGGAACTATGTTTGGCTATCAGGACATGATTGTTGATTATAGAGGCATTCCTACTATGAAACAGTTTGCCACTACCGTTCTGGATGTTACGCATTCCCTACAGCAGCCTAATCAAACTATCGGTGTGACCGGTGGCAGGCCTGACATGATTGAAACCGTAGCCAAAGCAGGTATTGCTGTTGGTGTAGACGGTATTTTTATTGAGACACACTTTGATCCTGCAAACGCTAAGAGCGACGGTGCTAATATGCTGCACCTTGATTATTTTGAAGGTTTGATGGAAAAGCTGGTAGCGATCAGAAAAACTATCAATAACTTTTAA
- a CDS encoding gasdermin: MNLTKTLRDLGYDLIEGPVRNHKPLQLWIKRNFDEAELYYESIDHAFKSDVELNEITTDALTVNSSTKNDYNFNIGITLLEDILKSMGLGAFNVSAKIQSGYKVTISYDNSITKEYAIGNIINYLSSADFVHPNPILLKNANRNNILLITGAIFAKNLIVEIETDFTLDSELLVKLNNAAQGNLDFSKMGQNVLKMTSSANMHFPIAVKASRIDFDRGKFSNLNLVGDNRNFF, translated from the coding sequence ATGAATCTTACCAAAACATTACGCGATTTGGGCTACGATTTAATTGAAGGCCCTGTTAGAAACCATAAACCTTTACAGCTTTGGATTAAACGAAACTTTGATGAAGCTGAACTGTATTATGAATCGATTGACCATGCTTTTAAAAGCGATGTTGAGCTGAATGAAATAACTACCGATGCGCTTACGGTAAACTCCAGCACAAAAAATGACTATAACTTTAATATAGGCATCACATTGCTGGAAGATATTCTAAAATCTATGGGGCTTGGCGCCTTTAATGTATCTGCTAAAATACAGTCGGGATATAAGGTAACTATCAGTTATGATAATTCCATCACAAAAGAGTATGCCATTGGTAACATTATAAATTACCTGTCTTCGGCTGATTTTGTTCATCCAAACCCTATCCTTTTAAAAAATGCCAACCGTAATAACATCCTTTTAATTACGGGAGCAATTTTTGCCAAAAACCTTATTGTAGAGATTGAAACCGATTTTACGCTTGACAGCGAGTTGCTTGTTAAGCTTAACAACGCAGCGCAGGGCAATCTTGACTTCTCTAAAATGGGACAGAATGTGCTTAAAATGACCTCATCTGCAAACATGCATTTCCCAATAGCGGTTAAAGCCAGCAGGATAGATTTTGACAGAGGCAAGTTTAGTAACCTCAACCTGGTAGGTGATAACAGGAACTTTTTTTAA
- the bglX gene encoding beta-glucosidase BglX — protein MKYTKTALFLLAFSLSVHAQKGKNDKKIKPREEFVTELMGKMTIDEKIGQLVQFTADGTITGPKSGNNFIDEIKKGNVGSILNATGVEYTRKLQKLNMDNSRLKIPLLFGYDVIHGYRTIFPITLGEAASWDLKAAELSARIAAEEAAASGVHWTFAPMVDISRDPRWGRVSEGSGEDTYLGSKLAFARVKGFQGNDLMSLETILACTKHFAAYGAAEAGRDYNTVDMSERVLRETYLPPFKATVDAGVRTFMTSFNEISGVPSTGSKFLVNGVLKTEWNFDGFVVTDYTGINEMVPHGYAKDNQHAGELALTAGVDMDMVGGVYLKNLKKSLDEGKVTMAQIDDACRRILEAKYDLGLFHDPYRYNDEKREKATITKKEYLDAALDIANKSMVLLKNDNNVLPLKKDQKVAFVGPLISDEWNIIGSWAATGDRYGFAVSLQEGVNNLIKDKSKVSFEKGVEILKDDRSMMAKAIESARNADVIVAVMGEFENMTGEAASRTNIDLPGIQKEFLAELKKLNKPIVLVLLNGRPLTLTWENDNMDAILEAWWPGTMGGDAIAQTLYGVSNPSGKLPMTFPRNVGQVPLYYNHKNTGRPYLGKTDPEQKYKSRYIDVDNSPLYPFGYGLSYTTFSYSNLKLSSDKINFTDKLKISVEVANTGNYDGEEVVQLYIQDKIGTVTRPVRELKGFEKIALKKGEKKTVEFEISADDLRFYNIDMDFVAEPGDFEVFVGGSSATEMNNKFVLVR, from the coding sequence GAGTTTGTAACAGAACTTATGGGGAAAATGACCATTGACGAAAAAATAGGTCAGTTGGTTCAGTTTACTGCCGATGGTACCATTACAGGTCCTAAAAGCGGTAACAACTTTATAGATGAAATTAAAAAAGGTAATGTAGGTTCTATACTTAACGCCACAGGTGTTGAGTACACAAGAAAACTACAAAAACTTAATATGGATAACTCAAGGCTTAAAATTCCTTTGCTTTTTGGTTATGATGTTATCCACGGATACAGAACAATATTCCCTATTACATTAGGGGAGGCTGCCAGCTGGGATTTAAAAGCGGCAGAGCTTTCTGCAAGAATTGCTGCAGAGGAAGCAGCAGCATCCGGTGTACACTGGACATTTGCTCCAATGGTAGATATATCACGCGACCCAAGATGGGGCCGTGTGTCTGAAGGATCTGGTGAGGATACTTACCTGGGGTCTAAACTGGCTTTTGCTAGAGTAAAAGGTTTTCAGGGTAACGACTTAATGTCTCTTGAAACGATACTTGCATGTACTAAGCACTTTGCTGCTTATGGTGCTGCCGAAGCAGGCCGTGACTACAATACTGTAGATATGAGCGAAAGAGTACTTAGAGAAACTTATTTACCTCCGTTTAAGGCTACGGTTGATGCAGGTGTAAGAACTTTTATGACATCGTTTAACGAGATATCAGGAGTGCCTTCTACAGGGAGTAAGTTCCTTGTAAATGGTGTTCTTAAAACCGAGTGGAATTTTGACGGTTTTGTGGTGACCGATTATACAGGCATTAACGAAATGGTACCTCACGGTTATGCTAAAGACAACCAGCATGCCGGCGAACTTGCACTTACAGCAGGTGTGGACATGGATATGGTAGGCGGAGTTTACCTTAAAAATCTTAAAAAATCACTTGATGAAGGTAAGGTTACTATGGCTCAGATTGACGATGCATGCCGCAGGATACTGGAAGCAAAATATGATTTAGGACTTTTCCACGATCCTTACCGTTATAACGATGAGAAAAGGGAAAAAGCAACCATAACTAAAAAAGAATACCTTGATGCAGCACTAGATATTGCTAACAAATCAATGGTGCTGCTTAAAAATGACAACAATGTACTTCCGCTTAAAAAAGACCAGAAGGTGGCTTTTGTTGGTCCGCTAATAAGCGATGAATGGAATATTATAGGTTCATGGGCTGCAACAGGAGACCGTTACGGTTTTGCAGTAAGCCTTCAGGAAGGTGTAAACAATCTAATCAAGGATAAAAGTAAAGTAAGCTTTGAAAAAGGTGTTGAGATTCTTAAGGATGACAGAAGCATGATGGCTAAAGCAATTGAAAGCGCTCGTAATGCCGATGTTATTGTAGCTGTAATGGGTGAGTTTGAAAATATGACAGGAGAGGCTGCATCCCGTACCAATATCGATTTACCGGGTATACAGAAGGAGTTCCTTGCTGAGCTGAAAAAACTAAACAAACCAATTGTACTTGTATTACTAAACGGAAGGCCGTTAACCCTTACTTGGGAGAATGATAATATGGATGCCATTCTAGAAGCATGGTGGCCTGGTACTATGGGTGGAGATGCTATTGCACAAACACTTTATGGTGTGAGCAACCCTAGTGGTAAACTACCTATGACGTTCCCTCGTAATGTAGGTCAGGTACCTCTTTACTACAATCATAAAAATACAGGAAGGCCATACCTTGGTAAAACCGATCCTGAGCAGAAATACAAATCAAGATATATCGACGTAGACAACAGTCCGTTATATCCGTTTGGTTACGGTTTAAGCTATACTACTTTCAGTTATTCTAATTTAAAACTGTCTTCAGATAAAATCAACTTTACCGATAAGCTGAAAATCAGTGTTGAAGTTGCTAATACAGGTAACTATGATGGGGAAGAGGTTGTACAGCTTTATATTCAGGATAAAATAGGTACGGTAACGCGCCCGGTAAGGGAACTGAAAGGCTTTGAGAAGATAGCTCTTAAAAAAGGCGAAAAGAAAACTGTAGAGTTTGAAATCTCGGCAGATGACCTTCGTTTTTACAATATAGATATGGACTTTGTTGCAGAACCGGGCGATTTTGAAGTATTCGTTGGCGGAAGCTCTGCAACTGAAATGAATAATAAATTTGTGTTAGTTAGGTAA
- a CDS encoding DUF1361 domain-containing protein — MKTIKTAINEQFRHNGILIAMGCFAVCLLLTRLVITHSAFYFFLIWNIFLAYIPLALTGHMIDRPHLIEKKLYFWLLFFAWLMFLPNAPYIITDFIHLKRESTVPVWFDVLLLISFSLSGLLFGIKSMKHMFYMLAVRLNYFAVWVAMLVISFLTGFGIYLGRFLRYNSWDVLHRPFQILASVFESLTTYPDCKTSWGMTLGFGIFMFLAFIMHPDLED; from the coding sequence ATGAAAACAATAAAAACAGCAATCAACGAACAGTTTAGGCACAATGGTATATTAATAGCCATGGGATGCTTTGCAGTATGCCTCCTTTTAACCCGGTTGGTTATAACACATTCGGCATTTTATTTCTTTTTGATATGGAATATTTTTTTAGCCTATATACCATTAGCATTAACAGGACACATGATAGACAGGCCTCACCTTATAGAAAAGAAGTTGTATTTCTGGCTGCTCTTTTTTGCCTGGCTCATGTTCCTGCCTAATGCGCCTTACATCATTACCGATTTTATCCACTTAAAAAGGGAAAGCACTGTACCGGTTTGGTTTGATGTGCTGTTACTGATAAGCTTTTCATTAAGTGGATTATTATTCGGCATCAAATCGATGAAGCATATGTTTTATATGCTGGCAGTTAGGTTGAATTACTTTGCTGTTTGGGTAGCAATGCTGGTAATAAGCTTCCTTACCGGATTTGGTATTTATCTGGGTCGCTTTTTACGCTACAACAGCTGGGATGTACTACACAGGCCTTTTCAAATTTTAGCATCGGTTTTTGAAAGCCTTACTACCTACCCTGACTGTAAAACATCATGGGGAATGACACTTGGTTTCGGGATATTCATGTTCCTGGCCTTTATTATGCATCCAGATCTAGAAGATTAA